Proteins co-encoded in one Acinetobacter lwoffii genomic window:
- the abuO gene encoding multidrug efflux outer membrane protein AbuO, producing MKLKLSVMAGLLLLISPAIFALDLQEAYARAQQNDPNWQANVLQYQSDQLNLGIAGGNLLPTVTLSGSVTRKNQSVNNSESEGLPAEFGELQSSSTTSRQVALTARQPLFRWDAWQGYKQVKTSVELSEVNLRLQKQQHILQVAEAYFNVLRQQSLTTAYLQEEQALSEQLCMMNAKLKEGLVARSEVSEANAQYQSAQANRISTQVQLVLAQEQLAQLIGPYQENLAVLRNDFQFQKPVPSDMQSWTELAQSQNLNILQARLQKRYSEDAKRVEQAALYPQVEAVGTYGYLKQSPATIMSSNGDFDQIGVEVNWNVFSGGRTQKSIRQAGVNVQKSEAQLDAAIRKANTDVKQSFMQVETDQAKLNARKAAMDSSEIVSQASRAQYQEGLKTMVDVLLAQRNAFSAKTDYLNAKYDYLLHVLQLQASVGQLTEKELAELNAWLIEYDSPQPL from the coding sequence ATGAAATTAAAACTCAGTGTCATGGCCGGTTTATTGCTATTAATTAGTCCGGCGATTTTTGCCCTGGATTTACAAGAAGCGTATGCACGCGCCCAGCAAAATGATCCAAATTGGCAGGCGAATGTGTTGCAGTACCAATCTGATCAGCTCAATCTGGGGATTGCAGGCGGAAATTTGCTGCCGACCGTGACTTTATCTGGAAGTGTGACCCGTAAAAACCAGTCCGTCAACAACTCAGAGTCTGAAGGTTTGCCTGCTGAATTTGGTGAGTTGCAAAGTTCCAGTACAACCAGCCGTCAGGTGGCCTTAACCGCACGCCAACCTTTATTTCGCTGGGATGCCTGGCAAGGTTATAAGCAGGTCAAGACCTCGGTCGAACTCAGTGAAGTCAATCTGCGTCTGCAAAAACAGCAGCATATTTTACAGGTGGCCGAAGCCTATTTTAATGTCTTGCGGCAGCAGTCTTTGACTACGGCTTATTTACAGGAAGAGCAGGCGCTGTCTGAACAGTTATGCATGATGAATGCTAAGCTGAAAGAAGGTTTGGTGGCGCGTAGTGAGGTCAGTGAAGCTAATGCCCAGTATCAAAGTGCCCAAGCCAACCGGATTTCGACTCAAGTTCAGCTGGTACTGGCCCAAGAACAGCTGGCACAGTTAATCGGCCCTTATCAGGAAAATCTGGCGGTATTACGCAACGATTTCCAGTTCCAGAAACCGGTTCCAAGTGATATGCAGTCCTGGACCGAATTAGCACAAAGCCAAAATCTGAATATTCTGCAAGCGCGTTTGCAAAAGCGCTATTCTGAAGATGCCAAACGGGTCGAACAGGCTGCGCTCTATCCGCAGGTCGAAGCGGTCGGAACCTATGGCTATTTAAAGCAAAGTCCGGCTACGATCATGTCCAGCAATGGAGATTTCGACCAGATTGGGGTGGAGGTGAACTGGAATGTATTTAGCGGTGGACGCACACAAAAAAGTATTCGTCAGGCCGGTGTCAATGTGCAAAAAAGTGAAGCGCAACTGGATGCGGCCATCCGCAAAGCCAATACCGATGTGAAACAGTCCTTTATGCAGGTAGAAACCGATCAGGCCAAACTGAATGCACGTAAAGCCGCGATGGACTCTTCGGAAATTGTCTCACAAGCGTCCAGAGCCCAATATCAGGAAGGCTTAAAAACCATGGTCGATGTGTTGCTGGCACAGCGTAATGCCTTTTCTGCCAAGACCGATTATTTGAATGCCAAATATGATTATCTGTTGCATGTGCTGCAATTGCAGGCCTCGGTCGGGCAGTTAACCGAAAAGGAACTGGCAGAGCTGAATGCCTGGCTGATTGAATATGATTCGCCTCAGCCTCTATGA
- a CDS encoding NUDIX domain-containing protein, translating into MNIIKQASYNKKDFSVEAREFLYQGFIQVEKVSLKHRLFNQESSTPILQRELIHRPEAAGVLMYNHQQQKFGLIEQFRIGGLDDIDSPWQLEVIAGVLDGDEAPETCIRREALEESGCTLDELQHIFSFYPSAGACSELFHLYVAQTELPEQGGIFGMPDEGENIQLHILDYADIPSLLTNGRLRNAPVIMALQWLQQHIHTAGICLRGKT; encoded by the coding sequence ATGAATATTATTAAACAGGCCTCTTATAATAAAAAAGACTTTAGCGTAGAGGCACGTGAGTTCTTGTACCAGGGATTTATTCAGGTAGAAAAAGTCAGCCTGAAACACCGTTTATTTAATCAGGAAAGCTCAACCCCTATTTTGCAACGTGAGCTGATTCATCGGCCAGAAGCAGCGGGTGTGCTGATGTACAATCATCAACAACAGAAATTCGGCCTGATCGAACAGTTCCGGATTGGCGGACTGGATGATATCGACTCTCCTTGGCAACTCGAAGTAATTGCTGGCGTTCTGGATGGCGATGAAGCGCCTGAAACATGCATCCGTCGCGAAGCACTCGAAGAATCAGGCTGTACCCTGGATGAGCTGCAGCACATTTTCAGCTTCTATCCGTCCGCCGGGGCATGTTCCGAATTATTTCATTTATATGTGGCGCAGACCGAATTGCCTGAACAGGGCGGTATTTTTGGCATGCCGGATGAAGGTGAAAATATCCAGCTGCATATTCTGGATTATGCTGATATTCCGTCCTTGCTCACGAATGGTCGCTTAAGAAATGCACCTGTCATTATGGCCTTGCAATGGTTGCAACAACATATTCATACTGCAGGAATATGTCTAAGGGGAAAGACATGA
- the gluQRS gene encoding tRNA glutamyl-Q(34) synthetase GluQRS has translation MSLSNPSLPLPLIKGGKAEVNYVGRFAPSPTGPLHFGSLITAVASYCDAKANQGTWLVRIEDTDIPRIYPGSEEHILRAMDAFQLEPDAEIIFQKDRLDIYEDVIQQLRQQDLVYACQCTRKMLGSNHIYQDTCRNLGLAFEHQAIRLKVEDVEICFEDRLQGQHCSELKKDLGDFVLKRRDGIMNYQLAVVVDDYLQGMTHAVRGADLLDNTERQIYLGQLLGYPRLSYMHLPLAMNDQGQKLSKQNLAQALDLTQAPQLLKQALQALHQAEVDLDTPDRMLQQAVVQWDIERIPHTTELQGHYL, from the coding sequence ATGTCGTTAAGTAATCCCTCCCTGCCCCTCCCTTTAATAAAGGGAGGGAAAGCTGAAGTGAATTACGTGGGTCGGTTCGCGCCATCGCCAACCGGCCCTTTGCATTTTGGCTCCCTCATTACCGCAGTTGCCAGTTACTGCGATGCCAAAGCCAATCAAGGCACATGGCTGGTCCGGATTGAAGACACCGATATTCCCCGCATTTATCCCGGCAGCGAAGAGCATATCCTGCGTGCCATGGATGCCTTTCAGCTTGAACCTGATGCCGAAATCATTTTCCAGAAAGACCGTTTAGATATTTACGAAGACGTCATCCAGCAATTACGTCAGCAAGACCTAGTCTATGCCTGTCAATGTACCCGTAAAATGCTCGGTTCCAACCATATCTATCAGGATACCTGCCGCAACTTGGGTCTGGCTTTTGAGCATCAGGCCATCCGTTTAAAAGTTGAAGATGTTGAAATCTGTTTTGAAGACCGGCTGCAAGGTCAGCACTGTTCAGAACTGAAAAAAGATCTGGGCGATTTTGTTTTAAAACGTCGTGACGGCATTATGAATTACCAGCTGGCTGTAGTAGTCGATGACTATCTGCAAGGTATGACTCATGCGGTACGTGGAGCTGATCTTTTAGATAATACCGAACGGCAAATCTATCTGGGACAGTTACTCGGTTATCCGCGTCTGAGCTATATGCATCTACCGCTGGCAATGAATGATCAGGGGCAAAAACTGTCAAAACAGAATCTGGCCCAAGCACTGGATTTAACTCAGGCACCCCAATTATTAAAACAGGCACTTCAGGCTTTGCATCAGGCTGAAGTTGATTTGGACACTCCCGATCGGATGCTGCAACAGGCGGTAGTACAATGGGACATTGAGCGGATTCCACATACAACTGAGCTACAAGGTCACTATTTATAA
- the phoU gene encoding phosphate signaling complex protein PhoU: MCPNNPVLSHHISSQFNEELQDVNTKFMTMGGLVEQQVANAIHALLDTDVSMAVDVQFQDNVVNQMERDIDEALTLILARRHPAAIDLRMVLAMSKANTDLERIGDEASKIGRIAQSLCEEGGSPRGYMETRHIGNQVRVMIHDALDAFARLDVDQALKVMLADADIDREYQSATRTLMTYMIEDPRHISRVINVLWVLRSLERIGDHARNISEQVIYMVKGFDVRHTSVEEIEQKVQR, from the coding sequence TTGTGTCCAAATAATCCTGTATTAAGTCATCACATTTCTTCGCAATTTAATGAAGAACTGCAGGACGTAAATACCAAATTCATGACGATGGGCGGACTGGTAGAACAGCAGGTAGCTAATGCCATTCATGCCCTATTGGACACAGATGTCTCAATGGCAGTAGATGTGCAGTTTCAAGATAATGTCGTCAATCAGATGGAACGAGATATTGATGAAGCGCTGACCCTGATTCTGGCGCGCCGTCATCCTGCCGCGATTGATTTACGTATGGTGCTTGCCATGTCCAAGGCCAATACCGATCTGGAACGGATTGGCGATGAAGCCTCGAAAATAGGCCGAATTGCACAAAGCTTATGTGAAGAGGGCGGCTCACCGCGCGGTTATATGGAAACCCGGCATATTGGCAACCAGGTGCGGGTGATGATTCATGATGCACTGGATGCTTTTGCGCGTCTGGATGTAGATCAAGCTTTGAAGGTCATGTTGGCAGATGCGGATATTGACCGTGAGTATCAATCAGCCACACGTACGCTTATGACTTATATGATTGAAGATCCGCGGCATATCAGTCGTGTCATCAATGTATTATGGGTGCTGCGTTCGCTAGAAAGAATTGGCGATCATGCCCGGAATATTTCGGAACAGGTGATCTATATGGTCAAAGGTTTTGATGTGCGTCATACCAGCGTTGAAGAAATTGAACAGAAAGTTCAGCGTTAA
- the cpdA gene encoding 3',5'-cyclic-AMP phosphodiesterase has product MSFQQSSTSTSTQPDWTMIQISDTHLMNREELEFARMNPEQSFHEVMQQIQQRFPQMDALIHTGDLAQVPVEQTYQRYLEYIQSLNVPHYQIPGNHDDIRVFPFHQNVNQVHAIHFGTWTIILLNSAVQGKVDGWVEQAQLDQLDQLLLEFKHQHVIVACHHHPFAMKSHWIDQHRLKNAEDLKDVLARHQNIKLVLFGHVHQDSCNEWHGIYFLSTPSTSVQFKPKSEDFALDQAAPGYRVLHLQQNGEFDTYIERVALSQQNINTEISGY; this is encoded by the coding sequence ATGAGTTTTCAGCAGTCAAGTACAAGTACAAGTACACAGCCGGATTGGACCATGATCCAGATTTCTGATACCCATTTGATGAACCGGGAAGAGCTGGAATTTGCCCGGATGAATCCCGAGCAGAGTTTTCATGAGGTGATGCAGCAGATCCAACAGCGCTTTCCCCAAATGGATGCACTGATTCATACTGGTGATCTGGCGCAGGTGCCGGTCGAACAGACTTATCAGCGATATTTGGAATATATTCAGTCTTTAAACGTGCCGCATTATCAGATTCCAGGTAACCATGATGACATTCGGGTGTTCCCTTTTCACCAGAACGTGAATCAGGTACATGCCATTCATTTTGGCACCTGGACCATAATCCTGTTAAATAGTGCGGTTCAAGGCAAGGTGGATGGCTGGGTGGAACAAGCTCAACTGGATCAATTGGATCAATTATTGCTTGAATTTAAACATCAGCATGTCATTGTCGCTTGTCATCACCATCCTTTTGCGATGAAATCGCACTGGATTGATCAGCACCGGCTGAAAAATGCTGAAGATTTGAAAGATGTGCTGGCTCGGCATCAGAATATCAAACTGGTTCTGTTTGGTCATGTGCATCAGGATTCCTGCAACGAATGGCATGGTATCTACTTTTTATCCACGCCATCGACCAGTGTGCAGTTTAAACCTAAAAGCGAAGATTTCGCACTAGATCAGGCGGCACCGGGTTATCGTGTATTACATTTGCAACAAAATGGTGAGTTTGATACCTATATTGAACGGGTGGCATTAAGCCAGCAAAATATTAATACCGAAATTTCAGGTTATTAA
- the thiC gene encoding phosphomethylpyrimidine synthase ThiC produces MNQLTNLSSETTLSAHEQEARDLTRILPASRKVYLQGSRPDIQVPMREISLSETPTSLGGEHNPPLMVYDTSGVYTDPDVTIDLNKGLPNIRESWIEQRNDSEILDQLSSEFGRQRLRDIRTAAIRFAHIQKPRKAKCGRNITQMHYAKQGIITPEMEYIAIRENLRQREGVDMRQHPGQNFGAKNLTEITPEFVRQEVAAGRAIIPANINHPELEPMIIGRNFLVKINANIGNSALGSSIEEEVSKMTWATRWGADTIMDLSTGQNIHETREWIIRNSPVPIGTVPIYQALEKVNGVAEDLTWEIFKDTLIEQAEQGVDYFTIHAGVLLRYVPLTANRLTGIVSRGGSIMAQWCLAHHQENFLYTHFDEICEIMKAYDVSFSLGDGLRPGCVQDANDEAQFAELRTLGELTHRAWEHDVQVMIEGPGHVPMHMIKENMDLQLEVCKEAPFYTLGPLTTDIAPGYDHITSAVGAAMIGWYGTAMLCYVTPKEHLGLPNKKDVKDGIITYKIAAHAADLAKGHPGAQARDNALSKARFEFRWEDQFNLSLDPDTARSMHDETMPKAAHKSAHFCSMCGPKFCSMKISQNVRDYASQQANPDQPASSQAEIEAGMNQMKASFHNSGQNLYHKL; encoded by the coding sequence ATGAACCAGTTAACGAATCTTTCTTCTGAAACCACTCTCTCCGCTCATGAACAGGAAGCACGCGATTTAACGCGAATTCTGCCTGCCTCACGTAAAGTCTATCTGCAAGGCTCCCGTCCTGATATTCAGGTACCGATGCGGGAGATTTCCTTAAGTGAAACCCCGACCAGTCTGGGCGGTGAACATAATCCGCCATTAATGGTCTATGACACGTCTGGTGTTTATACTGACCCCGATGTGACGATTGACCTGAACAAAGGTCTGCCGAATATTCGTGAAAGCTGGATTGAGCAGCGCAACGATAGTGAAATTCTGGATCAGCTCAGTTCTGAATTTGGCCGCCAGCGTTTACGCGATATCCGTACCGCTGCGATCCGTTTCGCGCATATTCAAAAACCACGCAAAGCCAAATGCGGCCGCAACATCACCCAGATGCATTATGCCAAGCAAGGCATCATCACCCCGGAAATGGAATACATCGCCATTCGTGAAAACCTGCGCCAGCGTGAAGGTGTTGATATGCGCCAGCATCCGGGCCAGAATTTTGGTGCAAAAAACCTGACTGAAATTACGCCAGAATTTGTGCGTCAGGAAGTCGCCGCCGGCCGCGCGATTATTCCGGCCAATATCAATCATCCGGAACTGGAACCGATGATCATCGGGCGTAATTTTCTGGTCAAAATCAATGCCAATATTGGTAATTCTGCACTCGGTTCAAGTATCGAAGAAGAAGTCTCGAAAATGACCTGGGCGACGCGCTGGGGTGCAGACACGATCATGGATCTGTCGACCGGACAGAATATCCATGAAACCCGGGAATGGATTATCCGGAATTCTCCAGTGCCGATCGGAACCGTACCAATCTATCAGGCACTGGAAAAAGTCAATGGTGTGGCCGAAGACCTGACCTGGGAGATCTTTAAAGACACCCTGATTGAACAGGCTGAACAAGGTGTGGACTATTTCACCATTCATGCTGGCGTGCTTTTAAGATATGTACCGCTGACTGCCAACCGTTTGACCGGTATCGTATCGCGTGGCGGTTCGATCATGGCGCAGTGGTGTCTGGCACATCATCAGGAAAACTTCTTGTATACCCATTTCGATGAAATCTGCGAGATCATGAAAGCCTACGATGTGTCTTTCAGTCTTGGCGATGGTCTGCGTCCCGGCTGTGTACAGGATGCCAATGACGAAGCGCAATTTGCCGAACTTCGAACTTTGGGTGAGCTGACCCACCGTGCCTGGGAGCATGATGTTCAGGTGATGATTGAAGGCCCGGGCCATGTCCCGATGCATATGATCAAGGAAAATATGGACCTGCAACTGGAAGTCTGTAAGGAAGCGCCATTTTATACCTTGGGGCCTTTAACCACGGATATTGCACCGGGTTATGACCACATTACTTCAGCCGTCGGCGCTGCGATGATTGGCTGGTACGGTACCGCAATGCTGTGTTATGTGACGCCGAAAGAGCATCTCGGTTTACCCAATAAAAAGGATGTCAAAGACGGCATTATTACCTACAAGATTGCCGCACATGCAGCCGATCTGGCCAAAGGTCATCCGGGTGCGCAAGCCCGGGATAATGCCCTGTCCAAGGCGCGTTTTGAGTTCCGCTGGGAAGACCAGTTTAACTTGAGTCTGGATCCGGACACGGCGCGCAGCATGCATGATGAAACCATGCCGAAAGCCGCGCATAAATCCGCGCACTTTTGTTCCATGTGCGGACCAAAGTTCTGTTCAATGAAGATTAGCCAGAATGTTCGTGATTATGCCAGTCAACAGGCCAATCCTGATCAGCCGGCAAGCTCTCAGGCCGAAATTGAAGCCGGCATGAATCAGATGAAAGCCAGCTTCCACAACTCTGGTCAAAATTTATACCACAAACTATAA
- the dksA gene encoding RNA polymerase-binding protein DksA, with protein sequence MANDNQNQVLDNQTDVVEEKAAKRVRKSKPKTTDGGSTASLFGIEPYQPKKNEEYMSEGQLQHFRQILLAWKAELMSEVDRTLNTMQDENTALPDVNDRATQEEEFAIELRTRDRERKLIRKIEQSIEAIQNDDYGFCETCGIEIGLRRLEARPTATLCIDCKTLAEIKEKQNNG encoded by the coding sequence ATGGCGAATGACAACCAAAATCAAGTCTTAGACAATCAAACTGATGTTGTAGAAGAGAAAGCTGCAAAGCGCGTACGCAAATCTAAGCCTAAAACGACTGACGGTGGTTCTACTGCTAGCTTATTTGGTATTGAACCTTATCAACCTAAAAAAAATGAAGAATACATGTCTGAAGGTCAGCTTCAGCATTTCCGCCAAATCTTGCTGGCTTGGAAAGCTGAGTTGATGTCAGAAGTGGATCGTACCCTGAATACGATGCAAGACGAAAATACTGCTCTTCCAGATGTGAATGACCGTGCCACTCAGGAAGAAGAGTTTGCGATTGAGTTACGTACCCGTGACCGTGAACGTAAACTGATTCGTAAAATCGAACAGTCGATCGAAGCAATCCAGAATGATGACTATGGTTTCTGTGAAACTTGTGGTATCGAAATTGGCTTGCGTCGTTTAGAAGCACGCCCAACGGCTACTTTATGTATTGACTGCAAAACACTTGCAGAAATCAAAGAGAAGCAAAATAACGGTTAA